A stretch of the Pseudoalteromonas phenolica genome encodes the following:
- the glgB gene encoding 1,4-alpha-glucan branching protein GlgB → MIDSLARKGTIYDAQINALQQGKFGDPFSFLGLHCNSEQKLEIRVFIQGAYSVQLVTSPEVIEFSNINDSGLFILTLNKMIFSTPYRIKATFSDGSDYTYYDPYQFKSSLNQDDMYLFNEGTLEHAYRLLGAHCVEQQGLSGVRFAVWAPNAQSVSVIGEFNHWNASQSFMRKHPASGIWELFLPELETEQCYKYAITDCHGNQFEKSDPFAFKTQQSPGTASVIQSGIPQISLDNRQVKKNLNRVDAAISIYEVHLGSWKRREDEGSRYLTYRELADDLVGHVKELGFTHIQLMPISEYPFDGSWGYQPVGLFSPSSRFGSVGDFAYFIESCKKSGLGVLLDWVPGHFPSDPHGLHCFDGTHLFEHADKRQGFHPDWNTYIYNYSRPEVQSYLLSNAVYWLEQYQLDGLRVDAVASMLYLDYSREENEWVPNHLGGRENFDAIHLLQKVNTRTYARQNDIMMVAEESTAWPGVTNTVENNGLGFGYKWNMGWMNDTLNYMKRDPIHRQYHHHEMTFSMAYAYSENYILPLSHDEVVHGKGSLLSKMPGDDWQQFANLRAYYGFMYAHPGKKLLFMGAELAPRNEWDHNSGLDWQLLNSESHHGIFKTIQKLNQIYKTSPALYELDQTPDGFRWIDSDNNQQSIFSFIRFSKTRNEHLVVICHFTGQVHHQFRMGVPEKGVYQVVLNTDDKSLWGSGVSAVAHSQQLIETQNEASHGFDQSIQITIPPLSTLYLKFVTG, encoded by the coding sequence ATGATTGATTCTTTAGCTCGTAAAGGAACTATTTATGACGCGCAAATAAATGCACTCCAACAAGGTAAATTTGGTGACCCTTTTTCTTTTTTAGGTTTACATTGTAATTCTGAACAGAAACTTGAAATAAGAGTTTTTATTCAAGGTGCGTATTCTGTTCAGTTAGTTACCTCTCCAGAAGTTATTGAATTTTCAAATATCAATGATTCAGGGTTATTTATTCTTACTTTGAATAAAATGATTTTCTCCACGCCTTATAGAATCAAAGCGACTTTTAGTGATGGTTCCGACTATACATATTATGATCCGTATCAGTTTAAATCTTCTTTAAACCAAGATGATATGTACCTTTTTAATGAGGGAACACTTGAGCATGCTTATCGTTTATTAGGTGCGCATTGTGTTGAACAACAAGGTTTATCAGGTGTTAGGTTTGCTGTTTGGGCACCAAATGCACAGTCAGTGTCTGTTATCGGTGAGTTTAATCACTGGAATGCTAGTCAGAGCTTCATGCGCAAACACCCTGCAAGTGGCATTTGGGAACTGTTTTTACCTGAACTTGAAACGGAACAATGTTACAAATACGCTATTACAGATTGTCATGGTAATCAGTTTGAAAAGTCTGATCCATTTGCTTTTAAAACACAACAATCTCCTGGGACAGCTTCAGTAATCCAAAGTGGAATTCCCCAAATTTCATTAGATAACCGTCAGGTTAAAAAAAACCTTAATAGGGTTGATGCTGCAATTAGTATTTATGAAGTTCATTTAGGTTCTTGGAAAAGAAGAGAGGATGAAGGTTCGCGCTACCTTACCTATCGTGAGTTAGCAGATGACCTTGTGGGTCACGTAAAAGAACTAGGGTTTACTCATATTCAATTAATGCCAATCAGTGAGTACCCTTTTGATGGTTCGTGGGGGTATCAACCAGTCGGTCTATTTTCTCCTTCAAGCCGTTTTGGTTCGGTTGGTGATTTTGCTTATTTCATTGAGTCATGTAAAAAATCAGGTCTTGGTGTTTTACTCGACTGGGTACCAGGTCATTTTCCTTCAGATCCTCACGGTTTGCATTGTTTTGATGGTACTCATCTATTTGAGCATGCCGATAAACGTCAGGGGTTCCATCCTGATTGGAATACATACATTTATAATTATAGCCGCCCTGAAGTTCAGTCTTATTTACTTTCAAACGCCGTCTATTGGTTGGAGCAATATCAATTAGATGGATTACGCGTCGATGCCGTCGCCTCAATGTTGTATTTAGATTACAGCAGAGAAGAGAATGAATGGGTTCCTAATCATTTAGGTGGGCGAGAAAACTTTGATGCTATTCATCTATTACAGAAAGTAAACACTCGAACTTACGCAAGGCAAAACGACATAATGATGGTCGCAGAAGAATCGACAGCTTGGCCTGGTGTCACAAACACTGTTGAGAACAATGGCCTAGGTTTCGGTTATAAATGGAATATGGGATGGATGAACGATACGCTAAATTATATGAAGCGTGATCCAATTCACAGGCAATATCATCATCATGAAATGACTTTTTCAATGGCCTACGCGTATTCAGAAAATTATATTTTGCCTCTCAGCCATGACGAAGTGGTTCATGGAAAAGGCTCTTTGTTATCTAAAATGCCAGGTGACGATTGGCAGCAATTTGCTAATCTTAGAGCGTATTATGGCTTTATGTATGCTCATCCGGGTAAAAAACTTCTCTTTATGGGGGCTGAACTGGCACCAAGAAATGAATGGGATCACAATTCAGGGCTAGATTGGCAATTATTAAACTCTGAGTCACACCATGGCATTTTCAAAACGATACAGAAATTAAATCAAATCTATAAAACATCACCAGCACTTTATGAATTAGATCAAACACCTGATGGCTTTAGGTGGATTGATAGCGATAATAATCAGCAAAGTATTTTCAGTTTTATTCGTTTCTCAAAAACCAGAAATGAGCATCTCGTTGTAATTTGTCATTTTACTGGACAAGTCCATCACCAGTTTAGAATGGGTGTGCCAGAAAAAGGGGTCTACCAAGTCGTTTTGAATACTGATGATAAAAGTTTGTGGGGGAGTGGCGTTAGTGCAGTTGCGCATAGCCAACAGTTAATAGAGACGCAAAACGAAGCGAGTCATGGATTCGATCAAAGCATTCAAATAACAATTCCACCTCTTTCTACTTTATATTTGAAGTTTGTAACGGGGTGA
- the glgX gene encoding glycogen debranching protein GlgX, producing the protein MLNSCKGVSSPLGASNLVNSVNFAVYAPQANDVLLCIFDETGFAEIERISMFLHEGGVWSVNVEGLPDCCIYGYRVNGSYDLITGQLHNENKLLLDPYAKDLHGHFYWSERHFCHLPVGHFNEADNAFDMPKSKLSTLKKYEGIKPNIAWGETVIYECHVKGATKLNDKIPSPLRGKFLGLAHDDFITHLKNMGVNAIELLPVHSFISEQFLTTKGLQNYWGYNTLNFFTPHKEYLVDDCVEEFQQMVEIFHKAGIEVIIDVVFNHTAEAGLEGPTLSFKGLNNSGYYRLLSDSCDYINDTGCGNTINIDDPYTLKLILDSLRYWVEYYGVDGFRFDLASILGRGKDGFNENHAFFQAIHQDPILSQCKLIAEPWDIGPGGYQLGAFPSPWHEWNDKYRDTVRQFWQAKQHVLPDLAKRIHGSNDLFEHNLRGPLNSINFITSHDGFTLRDWVSYEVKNNLANGENNQDGHNENHSFNCGIEGETQDVEVNALRLKQQKNALITLFMSCGVPMIAAGTELCHSQIGNNNAYCQDNKINWLNWGSLESTKLVDFISKLIQLRNKFQIFKHTFFIHQEDQDFSVHWLDEHALPMDAIKWHDPTSQFLMCRLDDNNKNTSLLLLLNASAHSLNVKLPDTAKKWHLQMTSEPATKLNQIDKVLDVSAQSSWVFSANFEGNDYES; encoded by the coding sequence ATGTTGAACTCGTGTAAAGGAGTAAGTTCACCCCTAGGCGCCTCCAATTTAGTTAATTCAGTTAATTTTGCCGTTTATGCGCCGCAGGCGAACGATGTTCTACTTTGTATATTCGACGAAACTGGTTTTGCTGAAATAGAACGTATTTCAATGTTCTTACATGAGGGCGGTGTTTGGTCAGTGAATGTTGAAGGCTTACCAGATTGTTGTATTTATGGTTACAGGGTCAATGGCAGTTATGACTTAATAACCGGTCAATTGCATAATGAAAATAAGTTGCTCTTAGACCCTTATGCAAAAGACCTCCATGGTCACTTTTACTGGAGTGAACGACATTTTTGCCATTTACCAGTTGGACATTTCAATGAAGCCGATAATGCGTTTGATATGCCTAAGTCTAAGTTAAGCACTCTAAAAAAATACGAGGGCATAAAGCCTAATATTGCTTGGGGTGAAACTGTGATTTATGAGTGTCATGTAAAAGGTGCAACGAAACTAAATGACAAAATACCATCACCATTGCGAGGTAAATTCCTTGGGCTTGCACATGATGATTTTATTACACATTTAAAAAATATGGGGGTGAATGCAATTGAATTGCTTCCCGTCCATAGCTTTATTAGTGAGCAATTTTTAACGACCAAAGGTTTACAAAATTATTGGGGGTACAACACACTTAACTTCTTTACTCCGCATAAAGAATACCTTGTTGATGATTGTGTTGAAGAGTTTCAACAAATGGTTGAAATATTTCATAAAGCGGGAATAGAGGTGATTATTGATGTTGTTTTTAATCATACCGCCGAAGCTGGCTTAGAAGGTCCAACCTTATCTTTCAAGGGATTAAATAACTCAGGTTATTATAGATTGCTATCAGATAGTTGTGATTACATTAATGATACAGGCTGTGGCAATACGATTAATATTGATGACCCCTATACGCTGAAGCTTATATTAGATAGTTTACGCTATTGGGTAGAGTATTATGGTGTTGATGGTTTTAGGTTTGATCTTGCAAGTATTCTTGGTCGAGGAAAAGATGGTTTTAATGAAAACCACGCTTTTTTCCAAGCAATTCATCAAGATCCTATTTTAAGCCAGTGCAAACTCATTGCTGAGCCCTGGGATATTGGGCCAGGCGGTTATCAATTAGGCGCATTTCCTTCTCCTTGGCATGAATGGAACGATAAATACAGAGATACAGTTCGTCAGTTTTGGCAAGCAAAGCAACATGTGTTACCTGATTTGGCAAAACGCATTCATGGTTCGAATGATCTGTTTGAGCATAATTTACGTGGTCCTTTAAATTCAATCAATTTTATTACAAGCCACGACGGTTTCACGCTTCGAGATTGGGTGAGTTATGAAGTAAAAAATAACCTTGCCAACGGAGAGAACAACCAAGATGGTCATAATGAAAATCACAGCTTTAATTGCGGTATTGAGGGAGAAACTCAGGATGTTGAAGTAAATGCATTGCGATTAAAACAGCAAAAAAATGCACTTATCACGTTATTCATGTCTTGTGGTGTTCCAATGATTGCTGCAGGTACCGAGCTTTGCCATTCTCAGATAGGAAATAACAACGCCTATTGCCAAGATAATAAAATTAATTGGTTAAATTGGGGGAGTCTTGAAAGTACAAAATTAGTTGACTTCATTTCAAAGTTAATTCAATTAAGAAATAAGTTTCAAATTTTCAAACATACATTTTTTATACATCAAGAAGATCAGGACTTTTCAGTACATTGGCTTGATGAACATGCTCTACCCATGGATGCCATCAAGTGGCATGACCCGACATCTCAATTTCTGATGTGTCGTTTAGACGATAACAATAAAAATACCTCGTTATTACTTCTCTTGAATGCTAGTGCGCATTCTTTGAATGTCAAATTGCCAGATACAGCTAAAAAGTGGCATCTGCAAATGACTTCTGAGCCAGCAACAAAGCTGAACCAAATAGATAAAGTATTAGATGTTTCAGCTCAATCAAGCTGGGTTTTTTCTGCTAATTTTGAAGGAAATGATTATGAGTCGTAA